Proteins from a genomic interval of Oryctolagus cuniculus chromosome 8, mOryCun1.1, whole genome shotgun sequence:
- the LOC100344427 gene encoding centrin-4 has translation MASGYGTFSDEWKRRAAEIELNEIQKQLIKDVFDLFDADGSGTIDMKQLKIAIQTLGFELKAEEIKQISELIKGGIDTIGFEDFFAIMSVKMSKKDDKEEMLKAFKLFDDDNTGCITLNTIKRVAKELGENLTDDELKEMFDEADNDRDGGINEEEFLRMMKKTALY, from the exons GCATCCGGCTATGGCACATTTTCGGATGAATGGAAGAGAAGAGCAGCAGAAATTGAATTGAATGAAATTCAAAAGCAACTGATTAAAGATGTCTTTGATTTATTTGATGCTGATGGGTCTGGAACCATAGATATGAAGCAACTTAAG ATTGCAATTCAGACCTTAGGATTTGAACTAAAAGCagaagaaattaaacaaatatcTGAGCTCATCAAGGGAGGAATTGACACCATTGGTTTTGAAGACTTTTTTGCCATTATGAGTGTAAAAATG aGTAAAAAAGATGATAAAGAAGAAATGTTGAAGGCTTTCAAATTATTTGATGATGATAATACTGGGTGCATAACACTAAACACTATCAAGAGAGTTGCCAAGGAATTAGGGGAAAATTTAACAGATGATGAGCTTAAg GAAATGTTTGATGAAGCTGATAATGATAGAGATGGAGGAATTAATGAGGAAGAATTTTTGAGAATGATGAAAAAGACTGCTCTTTATTAA